One region of Alphaproteobacteria bacterium LSUCC0719 genomic DNA includes:
- a CDS encoding NADH:ubiquinone oxidoreductase subunit NDUFA12 has product MTHPATDSALLPLDEGHGAGLYYRPCPVMVPAAGWWRRGPGATRESFQSMDIVTRLHLHFKARFIGADEFGNRYYEERKARPGKPPRRYVRYNGMVEASKVPADWHGWLHHTEDSPPPEGGYHRHDWQQDHMPNTTGTKFAHRPAGHVLKGGKRAPATGDYEPWSPV; this is encoded by the coding sequence ATGACGCATCCCGCGACCGATTCCGCTCTGCTGCCACTGGACGAGGGGCATGGCGCGGGCCTATATTACCGTCCATGCCCTGTCATGGTTCCCGCTGCGGGATGGTGGCGACGAGGGCCGGGTGCCACACGAGAAAGTTTCCAGAGCATGGATATCGTCACAAGACTTCACCTCCATTTCAAGGCGCGGTTCATCGGAGCCGATGAATTCGGCAATCGGTATTATGAAGAACGCAAGGCGCGCCCCGGCAAACCGCCGCGCCGCTATGTTCGGTATAATGGGATGGTCGAGGCATCGAAGGTGCCGGCCGACTGGCATGGCTGGCTTCACCATACCGAGGACAGCCCACCGCCCGAAGGCGGCTATCATCGCCATGACTGGCAGCAGGATCACATGCCGAACACCACCGGCACGAAATTTGCGCATCGTCCCGCAGGGCATGTGCTGAAGGGCGGCAAACGCGCGCCGGCGACCGGCGACTACGAACCGTGGAGTCCGGTTTGA
- the mlaD gene encoding outer membrane lipid asymmetry maintenance protein MlaD, with the protein MQRNTLEIIMGAVVLLTAVVFMSVAYEAADIQGGDGYEIEAEFGATGGLAVGDDVRISGIKVGRITRQELDPVTYAARIVMSLDKRIQIPADSSARITAASLLGGNYLELMPGADEEMLQPGEIIYDTRDPVSLTDLLGKAVFAGGNDPS; encoded by the coding sequence ATGCAAAGAAACACGCTTGAAATTATCATGGGAGCCGTGGTGCTTCTGACAGCTGTTGTCTTTATGTCCGTGGCCTATGAGGCAGCCGATATACAAGGTGGTGACGGCTATGAAATCGAAGCCGAATTTGGCGCTACCGGCGGGCTGGCGGTTGGTGATGATGTGCGCATATCCGGAATCAAGGTTGGGCGAATCACCCGCCAGGAACTCGATCCCGTGACCTATGCCGCGCGAATCGTGATGTCGCTAGACAAGCGAATCCAGATCCCGGCCGACAGCAGCGCGCGGATTACCGCGGCCTCGCTGCTTGGCGGCAATTATCTGGAATTGATGCCGGGTGCTGATGAAGAGATGCTCCAGCCCGGCGAGATTATCTATGATACGCGCGATCCGGTCAGCCTGACCGACCTTCTTGGCAAGGCTGTATTTGCGGGGGGCAATGACCCGTCCTGA
- a CDS encoding GNAT family N-acetyltransferase, whose amino-acid sequence MSRPLASGAAMRHLWGMDGDAYTLDLTPSISALPAADWDRLAGPSNPFVSHAFLTALEDGGAVGGDSGWDPMHLVLRDAGGRMMAAMPHYLKHHSYGEYIFDHSWANAFMRAGGTYYPKMLSAIPFTPATGPRFLTGDAAPDLAARLRSALASGMTQYLDRFDLSSAHINFLPETDTAALASQGWMIRSSIQFHWHNNGYDSFDDFLAALSSRKRKNIRKERRTVAEAGVRLLRLSGDDITPAHIDDFYRFYLSTIDRKWGGAYLTRDVFHHLRDSIADRMLLVMAEHDGRIIGGALNFIGGDTLFGRNWGADIDIPCLHFEACYYQAIEFAIERKLAVVEAGAQGFHKVQRGYMPITTWSAHWIAHDGFRAAVERFLDAERRGIDDEKNAIALEASPFRKK is encoded by the coding sequence ATGTCGCGCCCCCTTGCCAGCGGGGCAGCGATGCGCCATCTCTGGGGGATGGATGGTGACGCTTATACCCTTGACCTTACGCCCTCGATCAGCGCCCTTCCGGCAGCCGACTGGGATCGTCTTGCCGGACCATCCAACCCGTTTGTCAGCCACGCCTTTCTGACGGCGCTCGAAGATGGCGGCGCGGTCGGCGGCGACAGCGGCTGGGACCCGATGCATCTGGTGCTTCGCGATGCCGGGGGCCGCATGATGGCGGCGATGCCGCATTATCTGAAGCATCACTCATATGGTGAATATATCTTCGACCATAGCTGGGCCAACGCCTTCATGCGGGCTGGCGGGACCTATTACCCGAAGATGCTGTCGGCGATCCCCTTTACACCGGCGACCGGGCCCCGGTTCCTGACCGGGGATGCCGCGCCCGATCTGGCGGCCCGGCTTCGCAGCGCGCTGGCCAGCGGCATGACGCAGTATCTGGACAGGTTTGACCTGTCGTCGGCGCATATCAACTTTCTTCCCGAAACTGATACAGCGGCGCTGGCATCCCAGGGCTGGATGATCCGGTCCTCGATCCAGTTTCACTGGCACAATAACGGCTATGACAGCTTTGATGATTTCCTTGCCGCCCTGTCATCACGAAAGCGCAAGAACATCCGCAAGGAGCGCCGTACCGTCGCCGAGGCGGGTGTTCGCCTGCTCAGGCTCAGCGGTGATGACATCACGCCAGCCCATATCGACGATTTCTACCGGTTCTATCTGTCGACCATCGACCGGAAATGGGGCGGTGCCTATCTGACCCGTGATGTGTTCCATCACCTTCGTGACAGCATCGCCGACAGGATGCTGCTGGTGATGGCGGAACATGATGGCCGGATCATTGGCGGGGCGCTGAATTTCATTGGCGGGGACACGCTGTTCGGGCGCAACTGGGGCGCGGATATCGACATTCCCTGCCTGCATTTCGAGGCTTGCTATTATCAGGCCATCGAGTTCGCGATCGAACGGAAACTCGCTGTTGTCGAAGCCGGGGCGCAAGGGTTCCACAAGGTCCAGCGCGGCTATATGCCGATCACCACCTGGTCGGCCCACTGGATCGCGCATGACGGGTTCCGTGCCGCTGTCGAGCGGTTTCTGGATGCCGAACGCCGCGGCATCGACGACGAGAAAAACGCCATCGCGCTGGAAGCCAGCCCGTTCAGGAAAAAATGA
- a CDS encoding vitamin B12-dependent ribonucleotide reductase, translating into MQFQRRFTISGSAPFAAIEFRFASSEIRNPDGTIVFQAENVEVPVQFSQVATDIMAQKYFRKAGIPAKLKRVEESSVPSWLWRSVPDDKALAKLPEEERFVGETSTKQVFNRLAGTWTYWGWKGGYFTTEEDARTYYDEMCHMLAAQMAAPNSPQWFNTGLHWAYGIDGPSQGHFYVDFETGKLTRSTGAYEHPQPHACFIQSVNDDLVNEGGIMDLWVREARLFKYGSGTGSNFSRIRGEGESLSGGGKSSGLMSFLRIGDRAAGAIKSGGTTRRAAKMVTVDVDHPDIENYVDWKVIEEQKVAALVAGSKLAQRHMGEVMAACQDETLDGDDRFDPRQNKALKKAIFAARAVMIPENYVQRVIQFARQGYTEIEFKTYDTDWDSEAYLTVAGQNSNNSVRVSNEYLQAVLDQGDWELIQRRDNGVAKRIKAADLWEKIAYAAWACADPGLQYDSTINEWHTCPEGGRINASNPCSEYMFLDDTACNLASLNLMQFRNADGSFDIPAFEHACRFWTLTLEISVLMAQFPSREIAQLSYEYRTLGLGFANIGGLLMAQGHSYDSDEGRAICGAISAIMTGISYATSAEIASEVGPFPQYKKNAKHMLRVMKNHRLAAHGKTTGYRGLTILPVPLDPTPCPDAGLIDAAKAAWDSAVELGTKHGYRNAQSTVIAPTGTIGLVMDCDTTGIEPDFAIVKFKKLAGGGYFKIINRVVPEALANLGYAQDQIDDIINYAVGAGSLKTCQSISMNALRDKGFGDAELGKVEAAMESAFDVKFAFNRFTLGDDFCKDTLGFTDEQLNDFSFNMLEALGFDKEAVEAANLHVCGSMTLEGAPHLKDEHLPVFDCANVCGRLGKRFLSVDSHITMMAAAQPFISGAISKTINMPNNATVEECGEAYMLSWRLGLKANALYRDGSKLSQPLSSGLVDDLEEDEDTAAALNTPVAAAAPQVIEKIVERIVHTAEREKLPHRRKGYTQKATVGGHKVYLRTGEYEDGRIGEVFIDMHKEGAAFRSLMNNFAIAVSIGLQYGVPLEEFVEAFTFTRFEPQGIVTGNDAIKMSTSILDYTFRELAISYLDRHDLGHVDREDLDVTTTGTGEGQSDLVNKVTSRGFIRKQGLVVYSNAGSAATAAAAAPAEEPVVTMRAETPAPQTTEVAETAIASSESLVAERVQQARMQGYEGEACPECQNFTLVRNGTCLKCNTCGGTTGCS; encoded by the coding sequence ATGCAGTTCCAAAGACGTTTCACCATTTCCGGGTCCGCCCCCTTCGCCGCCATCGAATTCCGTTTTGCCTCGAGTGAAATCCGCAATCCTGACGGTACCATCGTTTTCCAGGCCGAGAATGTCGAGGTGCCCGTGCAGTTCTCGCAGGTGGCGACGGACATCATGGCGCAGAAATATTTCCGCAAGGCCGGCATTCCCGCGAAACTGAAGCGCGTCGAGGAAAGCTCCGTTCCGTCCTGGCTGTGGCGCTCCGTTCCTGACGACAAGGCGCTTGCCAAGCTGCCCGAGGAAGAGCGGTTTGTCGGCGAAACATCGACCAAGCAGGTCTTCAACCGTCTTGCCGGCACCTGGACCTATTGGGGATGGAAGGGTGGTTATTTCACCACCGAGGAAGATGCCCGCACCTATTATGACGAGATGTGCCACATGCTGGCGGCGCAGATGGCCGCGCCGAACTCGCCACAATGGTTCAACACCGGTCTGCATTGGGCCTATGGCATCGACGGGCCGAGCCAGGGACATTTCTATGTCGATTTCGAAACCGGCAAGCTGACCCGTTCGACAGGCGCCTACGAGCATCCGCAGCCGCATGCCTGCTTCATCCAGTCGGTAAATGACGATCTGGTGAATGAGGGCGGCATCATGGATCTGTGGGTTCGCGAGGCACGTTTGTTCAAATATGGCTCCGGCACCGGTTCGAACTTCAGCCGCATTCGCGGTGAAGGCGAGAGCCTGTCGGGCGGTGGCAAGTCTTCGGGCCTGATGAGCTTCCTGCGGATCGGTGATCGCGCCGCCGGGGCCATCAAGTCGGGCGGCACGACCCGCCGCGCGGCAAAGATGGTCACCGTCGATGTCGACCATCCGGATATCGAGAATTATGTCGACTGGAAGGTCATCGAAGAGCAGAAGGTGGCGGCTCTTGTCGCCGGCTCAAAGCTGGCGCAGCGCCACATGGGCGAAGTCATGGCTGCCTGCCAGGACGAAACGCTGGATGGTGACGACAGGTTCGACCCGCGCCAGAACAAGGCGCTGAAGAAAGCCATTTTCGCCGCCCGCGCGGTGATGATTCCCGAAAACTATGTCCAGCGCGTGATCCAGTTTGCGCGTCAGGGCTACACCGAAATCGAATTCAAGACCTATGACACCGACTGGGACTCCGAAGCCTATCTGACAGTTGCCGGCCAGAATTCGAACAATTCGGTCCGCGTCAGCAATGAATATCTGCAGGCGGTTCTTGACCAGGGCGACTGGGAACTGATCCAGCGCCGCGACAATGGCGTTGCCAAGCGGATCAAGGCTGCCGATCTGTGGGAAAAGATCGCCTATGCCGCATGGGCCTGTGCCGATCCGGGGCTGCAATATGACAGCACCATCAATGAATGGCACACCTGCCCGGAAGGCGGACGAATCAACGCCTCCAACCCCTGCTCGGAATATATGTTCCTTGACGACACGGCCTGCAATCTTGCGTCGCTGAACCTGATGCAGTTCCGCAACGCCGATGGCAGTTTCGACATTCCGGCATTCGAGCATGCCTGCCGGTTCTGGACCCTGACCCTGGAAATCTCGGTTTTGATGGCCCAGTTCCCGTCGCGTGAAATTGCCCAGCTGTCCTATGAATACCGGACACTTGGCCTCGGCTTTGCCAATATCGGCGGTCTGCTGATGGCGCAGGGTCATTCCTATGACAGTGACGAGGGGCGCGCGATCTGTGGCGCAATCTCGGCCATCATGACCGGCATTTCCTATGCCACATCGGCCGAAATCGCGAGTGAGGTTGGCCCGTTCCCGCAATACAAGAAAAACGCCAAGCACATGCTGCGGGTGATGAAGAACCATCGCCTTGCCGCGCATGGCAAGACAACAGGCTATCGCGGCCTTACCATCCTGCCGGTGCCGCTTGACCCGACCCCCTGCCCCGACGCCGGCCTGATCGACGCCGCCAAGGCAGCCTGGGACAGCGCGGTCGAGCTTGGCACCAAGCACGGCTATCGCAACGCCCAGTCCACCGTTATCGCGCCGACAGGCACGATCGGTCTGGTCATGGATTGTGACACCACCGGCATCGAGCCTGATTTTGCCATCGTCAAGTTCAAGAAGCTTGCCGGCGGTGGATATTTCAAGATCATCAACCGCGTGGTGCCAGAGGCGCTTGCCAATCTTGGCTACGCACAGGACCAGATCGACGACATCATCAATTATGCCGTCGGGGCCGGAAGCCTGAAGACATGCCAGTCCATCTCGATGAACGCGCTTCGCGACAAGGGATTTGGCGATGCCGAACTCGGCAAGGTCGAGGCCGCGATGGAAAGCGCCTTCGACGTGAAGTTCGCCTTCAACCGGTTCACCCTTGGCGATGATTTCTGTAAGGACACGCTCGGCTTCACCGATGAGCAGCTGAACGATTTCAGCTTCAACATGCTCGAGGCGCTTGGCTTTGACAAGGAGGCCGTCGAGGCTGCCAACCTGCATGTCTGCGGGTCGATGACACTCGAAGGTGCGCCGCATCTGAAAGACGAGCATCTGCCGGTGTTCGACTGCGCGAATGTCTGTGGCCGTCTCGGCAAGCGGTTCCTGTCGGTCGACAGCCACATCACCATGATGGCGGCGGCACAGCCTTTCATCTCCGGGGCGATCTCGAAGACGATCAACATGCCGAACAACGCCACTGTCGAGGAATGCGGCGAGGCCTATATGCTGTCCTGGCGTCTCGGCCTGAAAGCCAACGCGCTGTACCGCGATGGATCGAAGCTCAGCCAGCCCCTGTCTTCGGGTCTTGTCGACGACCTTGAGGAAGACGAGGACACAGCCGCCGCCCTCAACACACCGGTCGCCGCCGCTGCGCCTCAGGTGATCGAAAAGATCGTCGAGCGGATTGTCCATACAGCGGAACGCGAAAAGCTGCCACACCGCCGCAAGGGCTATACCCAGAAGGCAACGGTTGGTGGGCACAAGGTCTATCTGCGGACCGGCGAATATGAGGATGGCCGCATCGGCGAGGTCTTCATCGACATGCACAAGGAAGGCGCGGCCTTCCGGTCACTGATGAACAACTTTGCCATCGCGGTGTCGATCGGCCTGCAATATGGCGTGCCGCTGGAGGAATTTGTCGAGGCCTTCACCTTTACCCGCTTCGAGCCGCAGGGAATCGTCACCGGCAACGACGCCATCAAGATGTCGACCTCGATTCTCGACTACACCTTCCGCGAACTGGCGATCTCCTATCTTGACCGGCATGATCTTGGTCATGTCGATCGTGAAGACCTCGATGTCACGACCACCGGCACCGGCGAAGGCCAGTCCGACCTCGTGAACAAGGTCACCAGCCGCGGCTTCATCCGCAAACAGGGTCTGGTTGTCTATTCCAATGCCGGGTCGGCGGCCACCGCCGCCGCCGCCGCACCAGCCGAAGAACCGGTTGTCACAATGCGCGCCGAAACGCCCGCACCGCAGACGACAGAGGTTGCGGAAACGGCCATCGCCAGCAGCGAGTCACTGGTTGCCGAACGCGTGCAACAGGCGCGGATGCAGGGCTATGAGGGCGAAGCCTGCCCCGAATGCCAGAACTTCACGCTGGTCCGCAACGGCACCTGCCTGAAATGCAACACCTGTGGCGGCACCACGGGCTGCAGCTGA
- a CDS encoding RidA family protein, whose protein sequence is MANKIDARLAELGITIPDAPAPAANYLPFTVTGNLVFVSGQVPFVDGKLTATGHVGGTATVEDGYAQARICAINLIAQVKVACGGDLDRVRQVVKLGGFVASAADFTGQPGVINGASDLMVEVFGDAGKHARFAVGTNTLPLGCLVEIDGIFEID, encoded by the coding sequence ATGGCCAACAAAATCGACGCCCGCCTTGCCGAGCTGGGAATCACCATCCCCGACGCGCCCGCGCCAGCGGCCAATTACCTGCCCTTTACGGTTACCGGCAATCTGGTCTTTGTGTCGGGACAGGTGCCTTTCGTCGATGGCAAGCTGACGGCGACAGGCCATGTCGGCGGCACCGCAACGGTCGAGGACGGGTACGCGCAGGCACGGATCTGCGCCATCAACCTGATCGCCCAGGTCAAGGTGGCCTGTGGCGGCGATCTGGACCGCGTGCGGCAGGTTGTGAAACTTGGCGGCTTTGTTGCCTCGGCCGCGGATTTCACCGGCCAGCCCGGGGTGATCAACGGTGCCTCCGATCTGATGGTCGAGGTCTTTGGCGATGCCGGCAAGCATGCCAGATTTGCCGTCGGCACCAACACGCTGCCGCTTGGCTGTCTTGTCGAGATCGACGGCATCTTTGAAATCGACTGA
- the clpS gene encoding ATP-dependent Clp protease adapter ClpS, with amino-acid sequence MTDRKTDKDGGQSQVILETRQRTKKPSMYKVIMLNDDYTPMEFVVYVLQRFFNMSNSQATAIMLNVHQRGVGVCGVYSYEVAEAKATQVMDYARQNEHPLQLQIEKE; translated from the coding sequence ATGACTGACAGGAAGACAGACAAGGATGGTGGCCAGTCGCAGGTCATACTGGAGACGCGCCAGCGGACCAAGAAACCGTCGATGTACAAGGTGATCATGCTGAATGATGACTACACACCGATGGAATTCGTTGTCTATGTGCTGCAACGGTTCTTCAACATGTCGAACTCACAGGCCACGGCGATCATGCTGAATGTGCATCAGCGCGGCGTCGGCGTGTGCGGTGTCTACAGCTATGAGGTTGCCGAGGCGAAAGCCACCCAGGTGATGGATTACGCCCGCCAGAATGAACATCCGCTTCAACTGCAGATTGAAAAGGAATAG
- a CDS encoding D-alanyl-D-alanine carboxypeptidase family protein has product MLHSVTTVLVMFVSLMFVSRYRRFRSPVPLSRVAAFLIICLGFVGMFGATAPSAKAAKYAAIVIEESTGRVLFARNADKSRYPASLTKIMTLYLLFEELESGRVSMSTKMPVSRVAASRSPSKLYLRTGQTITVKDAILALITKSANDVATVVAEQLSGSEREFGERMTRKARALGMTRTTFRNASGLPNRQQRSTARDMARLAIAIRRDFPQYFGMFSTTSFRWKGQRFGNHNKLLTNYSGTDGIKTGYINASGFNLVATVERAGVRLIGVVFGGRTGRTRDAHMVEILDKSFKRVKPADIRTQLTPVRSGAVAALPKTLPVPPPVPGAMPVAPPPRQVKHGSIDVALAGESAYLEGTPSRASATGDDGPTQWSVQIGSFAKRANAHKAAAQARRATDGVLAATPARLTMVTRGSIPMWRVRFHNLDETQARSACAALFAKGRPCMAIEEDRRRAG; this is encoded by the coding sequence ATGCTGCATAGCGTCACGACCGTTCTTGTCATGTTTGTCAGTCTCATGTTTGTCAGTCGTTATCGCCGCTTTCGCTCCCCGGTCCCATTGTCCCGTGTCGCGGCCTTTCTGATCATCTGTCTTGGGTTTGTCGGCATGTTCGGCGCCACCGCGCCGTCGGCCAAGGCGGCCAAATACGCGGCCATCGTCATCGAGGAATCCACCGGCCGCGTGTTGTTTGCACGCAATGCCGACAAGTCACGCTATCCGGCATCGCTGACCAAGATCATGACCCTCTATCTGCTGTTCGAGGAACTTGAATCCGGGCGTGTCTCGATGTCCACGAAGATGCCTGTATCACGTGTGGCGGCAAGCCGATCACCTTCGAAGCTGTATCTTCGGACCGGGCAGACCATCACGGTCAAGGACGCCATATTGGCGCTGATCACGAAATCGGCAAATGACGTTGCCACCGTTGTGGCCGAACAATTGTCGGGATCCGAGCGTGAATTCGGCGAGCGGATGACGCGCAAGGCGCGCGCCCTTGGCATGACACGGACGACCTTTCGCAATGCCTCCGGCCTGCCAAACCGCCAGCAGCGGTCAACGGCGCGTGACATGGCCCGGCTTGCCATCGCCATCCGCCGCGACTTTCCGCAATATTTCGGCATGTTCTCGACCACCTCGTTCCGCTGGAAGGGGCAGCGATTTGGCAACCACAACAAGCTTCTGACAAACTATTCGGGAACAGACGGCATCAAGACAGGTTACATCAACGCCTCCGGCTTCAATCTGGTGGCGACGGTGGAACGCGCCGGTGTCAGGCTGATCGGCGTTGTGTTCGGTGGCCGCACAGGCCGGACACGCGATGCCCATATGGTCGAGATCCTCGACAAGTCCTTCAAGCGGGTCAAACCGGCCGATATCCGCACGCAACTGACCCCGGTGCGAAGCGGGGCCGTTGCGGCACTTCCAAAGACTTTGCCGGTGCCACCGCCGGTGCCGGGCGCGATGCCGGTGGCACCGCCACCGCGACAGGTCAAGCATGGCAGCATCGATGTCGCGCTTGCGGGCGAGTCCGCCTATCTGGAAGGCACGCCGTCACGCGCCAGCGCGACAGGTGATGACGGGCCGACGCAGTGGAGCGTGCAGATCGGCAGCTTTGCCAAGCGCGCCAATGCGCACAAGGCCGCGGCGCAGGCACGGCGCGCCACCGACGGGGTGCTTGCGGCCACCCCGGCCCGCCTGACCATGGTGACCCGCGGCAGCATTCCGATGTGGCGTGTCAGATTCCACAATCTTGACGAAACCCAGGCCAGGTCCGCCTGTGCGGCGCTGTTTGCCAAGGGACGGCCCTGCATGGCGATCGAGGAAGACAGACGGCGCGCGGGCTGA
- a CDS encoding GFA family protein, protein MDRPIAATAGKDFEGGCHCGEVRFRATGPLRKILICHCSDCLKITGISWGASAVHADGFSWLGDGRPRWYGSSKWAERGFCPTCGSQMFYRRRDLPLISIAPGAFDDSGMLRVSGQIYVDSHPSWGPIGADFEDLDKTYPK, encoded by the coding sequence ATGGACAGGCCGATTGCCGCCACCGCCGGGAAGGATTTCGAAGGCGGATGCCATTGCGGGGAGGTGCGCTTTCGCGCCACCGGCCCGCTTCGCAAAATTCTGATCTGCCACTGTTCGGATTGTCTGAAGATCACCGGCATTAGCTGGGGTGCCTCGGCCGTGCATGCCGACGGCTTTTCCTGGCTCGGTGACGGGCGGCCGCGCTGGTATGGCAGTTCAAAATGGGCGGAGCGCGGCTTCTGCCCGACCTGCGGCTCGCAGATGTTCTACCGCCGCCGTGACCTGCCGCTGATCAGTATTGCGCCCGGCGCCTTCGACGATAGCGGGATGCTGAGGGTATCGGGCCAGATATATGTGGATTCGCACCCCTCTTGGGGTCCAATTGGCGCAGATTTCGAGGATCTCGACAAGACCTATCCGAAATAG
- the clpA gene encoding ATP-dependent Clp protease ATP-binding subunit ClpA, whose protein sequence is MLSRELEETLRRAMSTATSHSHEFATLEHLLFALTEDSDALEVLSACNVDIDELRTRLSDFIENELASIVSANGQADVQPTASFQRVIQRAIIHTQSSGREVATGANVLVAIFSERESHAVWFLKSMNMTRLDAVTFISHGAEGNGGSGTQESKEVEGGEAEGQDPLSQYAVDLIAKASAGRIDPLIGRDREVDRTIQVLCRRTKNNPLYVGDPGVGKTAIAEGLALRIHNGEVPDVLSNAVIYALDMGQLLAGTRYRGDFEERLKAVVKAVQDDDNAILFIDEIHTVIGAGATSGGAMDASNLLKPALQEGTLRCIGSTTYKEYRGYFEKDRALVRRFQKIDVIEPTIADTIKILAGLKSRYEDHHKIRFTSAALKTAVDLSARYINDRKLPDKAIDVIDEAAAAQNLLPPSRRKVTIGQKEIEATIATMARIPPKHVSRDDKVALASLEDDLKRLVFGQDAAITALASAIKLARAGLREPEKPVGNYLFSGPTGVGKTEVARQLAEALGIKLMRFDMSEYMERHTVSRLIGAPPGYVGFDQGGLLTDAVDQTPHAVLLLDEIEKAHPDLFNILLQVMDHGKLTDNNGKVVDFRNVILIMTTNAGAQELSKKAIGFNRDNREGADAEAIEKMFTPEFRNRLDAIIPFASLGTDVIRLVVDKFIMQLDAQLAERNVEIELTDAARDWLAERGYDRNYGARPLARVVQEHIKKPLADMLLFGDLASGGLALVDVEDGKIAVSCKAAPPRALPGKRTALPAPEER, encoded by the coding sequence ATGTTGTCACGTGAGCTTGAGGAAACGCTGCGCCGGGCGATGAGTACGGCCACATCGCACAGCCACGAATTCGCCACTCTGGAACATCTGCTGTTTGCCTTGACCGAGGACAGTGACGCGCTCGAGGTGCTGTCGGCCTGTAATGTGGATATTGACGAGCTTCGGACCCGCCTGTCGGATTTCATAGAAAATGAACTTGCCTCGATCGTCAGCGCGAATGGCCAGGCTGATGTTCAACCGACCGCCAGCTTCCAGCGCGTCATCCAGCGCGCCATCATCCATACCCAGTCATCCGGGCGCGAAGTGGCAACCGGCGCCAATGTTCTTGTGGCGATTTTCTCGGAACGGGAAAGCCATGCTGTCTGGTTCCTGAAATCGATGAATATGACCCGCCTTGATGCGGTGACCTTCATCAGCCACGGCGCCGAGGGCAATGGTGGCAGCGGCACGCAGGAGTCCAAAGAGGTCGAGGGCGGTGAGGCCGAAGGTCAGGATCCGCTCAGCCAGTATGCCGTCGATCTTATTGCCAAGGCCTCGGCAGGACGCATCGACCCGCTGATTGGACGCGACCGCGAAGTCGACCGGACCATTCAGGTGCTGTGCCGCCGGACCAAGAACAACCCGCTCTATGTTGGCGATCCGGGCGTTGGCAAGACCGCAATTGCCGAAGGGCTTGCGCTGCGAATCCATAATGGCGAGGTGCCGGATGTGTTGTCGAACGCCGTCATCTACGCCCTTGATATGGGGCAGCTTCTGGCCGGCACGCGCTATCGCGGCGATTTTGAAGAGCGGCTGAAGGCCGTGGTAAAGGCGGTTCAGGATGACGACAATGCCATTCTGTTCATCGACGAAATTCATACCGTCATTGGCGCCGGTGCCACATCCGGCGGCGCGATGGACGCCTCCAACCTGTTGAAGCCGGCGCTTCAGGAGGGCACGCTTCGCTGCATCGGATCGACCACATACAAGGAATATCGCGGGTATTTTGAAAAGGATCGTGCGCTGGTGCGCCGGTTCCAGAAAATCGATGTGATAGAGCCGACAATCGCGGATACGATCAAGATTCTGGCCGGCCTGAAGAGCCGCTATGAAGATCATCACAAGATCCGTTTCACCAGCGCGGCGCTGAAAACGGCTGTCGATCTGTCGGCCCGCTATATCAATGATCGCAAGCTTCCCGACAAGGCCATCGATGTCATTGACGAGGCTGCGGCGGCGCAGAACCTGCTGCCACCTTCGCGCCGCAAGGTAACCATCGGGCAGAAAGAGATCGAAGCCACCATTGCGACGATGGCGCGGATCCCGCCAAAACATGTCAGCCGTGACGACAAGGTGGCGCTGGCCTCGCTCGAGGATGATCTGAAGCGTCTGGTCTTTGGCCAGGACGCGGCAATCACCGCGCTGGCTTCGGCGATCAAGCTGGCCAGGGCCGGGCTTCGCGAACCGGAAAAGCCGGTCGGCAATTATCTGTTCTCCGGCCCGACCGGTGTTGGCAAGACCGAAGTGGCACGCCAGCTTGCCGAGGCGCTTGGCATCAAGCTGATGCGCTTCGACATGTCCGAATATATGGAGCGCCATACCGTGTCGCGGTTGATCGGCGCACCGCCGGGCTATGTTGGTTTTGACCAGGGCGGATTGCTGACCGACGCTGTCGACCAGACACCGCATGCGGTGTTGCTTCTTGACGAGATCGAAAAGGCGCATCCGGACCTGTTCAATATCCTTCTTCAGGTGATGGATCACGGCAAGCTGACGGACAATAACGGCAAGGTTGTCGATTTCCGCAATGTCATCCTGATCATGACAACCAATGCCGGCGCGCAGGAGCTGTCGAAAAAGGCAATCGGTTTCAACCGCGACAATCGCGAGGGTGCCGACGCCGAGGCGATCGAAAAGATGTTCACGCCGGAATTCCGGAACCGTCTCGACGCCATCATTCCCTTCGCGTCTCTTGGCACCGACGTGATCCGGCTTGTTGTCGACAAGTTCATCATGCAGCTCGATGCCCAGCTTGCCGAACGCAATGTCGAGATCGAGTTGACGGACGCGGCCCGTGACTGGCTGGCCGAGCGGGGCTATGACCGCAATTATGGCGCCCGCCCGCTGGCCCGCGTGGTGCAGGAACATATCAAAAAGCCGTTGGCCGACATGTTGCTGTTTGGCGATCTGGCCTCCGGTGGTTTGGCGCTTGTCGATGTCGAGGATGGCAAGATTGCCGTCAGCTGCAAGGCAGCACCGCCACGCGCGCTTCCCGGCAAGCGCACGGCATTGCCGGCCCCGGAAGAGCGTTAG